Part of the Oryzias melastigma strain HK-1 linkage group LG24, ASM292280v2, whole genome shotgun sequence genome, TATACTGTTTGGTAAGTggtctaaggtgtgttttggattttgggcccttgTTCGACTGAGCTTTACACCCCTGTTCTAATTTCTTGACACCCCCATTCTATTTTACTCTTATCCCCCACCTCTAACATGCCTCTCTCTTTTCCTCTCTTCTCTTTTCTGCTTGGTCCAACaagaaatgtattcaaataAAGCTAATATAAATGACATTTAACCTCAAATGCAAaagaggtttatacaaatatacgcCTCATGTGTCTGAAGATTCCCTATTGAAACAGTAAATTTATCCAATGCTAGAGAGCTTCGGGCTTAAATGTCAAAGTttctaagttaaaaaaatgtcacaagaagtCAAAGTGTGGCTGGTGGAGGATCTCAATGACTTCTACTGCAGGTTTGATCAGCGTAACTACGCTCAGGAGAGGGAGGAGCTCTCTGATGAACTTTCATAGATTATCCAGACCTCTGCTAACCTGCAGTTGCTGTTTAGGAGCTCACCCTGAGACAGATAAAACTTAGCAAGGATCAGATATATGGGCACCTGCTGAAGGTCTGTAGCAGTCAGCTGGCCAATGATAAAACGTAAATTCTTGTAGGGGGCTTTTCtatcttccttgaaggcccaaagtgctttacagtcacaaaaCCAATCACACACCAGGTGGTGaatccgctgccgaacactggtgccaaccttccaccagaggcaatgtggggttcagtgtcttgcccaaggacatttTGACACACTAGccggcaaggcgggaatcaaacccacaatctGGAGTCAACCGTCCCTCCGTTCCACCACGGCCGCCCATGTCCTCTGTGCACTCTTCACCGGCTGAAAACACATCCCCTCCATCCTCCATCATATGCTCTGTGGCAAAGTAGAGCGACCCCATCACCAACAATGACTATCAACCTCTAGTCCTGACGAGCTTTGAGAGGCTCGTCATGTGTCAGCTGCAGATCTCACTGTGAAATCTGACCCACTGCAGTTTGCATACCGGCCGGACAGTGGTGAGAACGAAACAATACTGACCCTGTTGAATGGATCCATGTCCCACTTACAGAAGCCTATGTTACCTTGTCTTCGTGGAATTTTCAAGTGCTTTCAACTCCTTTTTAACCACATGTCATACAACGTAAGCTGTTCCAGATCAATGTTATCCAGCCCTGGAGAACGAGCGCCTTCTCATATGATGAAGAAGCATCATCTCTGAAAGAAACTGCAGGCCACGCTCTTCTGGTCAAGagcttttttgtcttaaattttaAATCTTAAGAAGTAATAGAAAGATGTAACTTATGTGTTATTACTTAAAGATGTGTGTTTGGTTTGCACAAGTGCATAGCCAACTATTGAAGAGAGAAATTTACCAGTTTCTAGTTTTTGTTAAGGCAAAAATGACCATGAAATATGTTGATGATGTATCCaaatttttttataacatttgcATTTCCTTCCACTGAATTACATTGTAGAGAAGTTTTGTCTCCATAAAGGGAAGGCTAAAAATGTCCTGTTACGTCTGCAGCATAATTTAACAGCACATCCTCATGAGCCAGTTATCAGAACTTGCCAGCCACCAGACTACAGGATGGAGATGACCACCTCAACTGTGTTCACCACCAATACTTCCACTTCAGGAcatcttctttcttcttcttgggaCATCCCAGATTTAACTCGTGCTGCGGTGCTAAGTTTGAGCTTTCTGCTGGGATTCTCTGGAAACATTGCAGTGATCATCCTCAAGCCAAATATCCAGACTCTGTCCCCTTTGAGCCAGAGTCTGATGCTGAATCTAGCCGTGTCGGACCTTCTCTGTGTGCTGACTCTTCCGTTCTGGATTTATGATCTACTCGTCAGTTGGACCCTCGGGCTTGTGGCCTGTAAACTTCTAACATGCCTGTTGTTCTTAAGTTTTTTCTGCAGTCTGTTGACCGTGACTTTGCTAAGTGTCCAGCGCTATCTGGTTGTTGTGAAACAGCAACATACCTTAAATCACTTTGGAGCAAAGCGTCTTCTGGTTCTGCTGTGGATAGCTTCACTCGTTGCTTCCATCCCTAGTGGCATTTCTCACAACCTGATAGAGAAGAAGGAGAATATGACTTATTGCACTCTCCAGCTCTCCTCTGAAGCTCTAGTAATTTttgtgctgatagatgaaatcaTAGTGGGATTTATGACAATattcattttagctttttcttatATTAGTCTTTATAGGAAGTTGAAGCGAGCTGCATTTTTCCACAATTGTCAAACAACCAGACTGGTTTCCAGCATCACTGCGAGCTTCTTTGTCTTGAACTTTCCCTACCATGTCATCAATGTACTGACTGTAACTGCAGTTTCTCTCCATATTGAGGGCCTCATGGAGTTTTGCAGGAGCTCACGGTACATTTTTGGAGCAATTCTCCTTTTTAACATCAGCTTGAATCCTCTCCTGTATGCATTTACATCCTGTAATTTTTGGAAGTGTTCAGAAAAACTGAACTGTTGGAAGAGAAATTCTGGTGTTTCCCAAAGTACAAGTAATAATACCATCACTAATGCTGTGTAGTGATGTTCATGACGACGGCACAGCCCTGAAAGTTCTTTTGCCACCAAAATAATGTttctttgtcatatttttttggttgcttTGGGGACAGCtgtgtaaaactgtttttttttttgtatttttttgtgtaagtATGCGGTAGTCGAGAATaagaaaaatcctgttttaatttttttattggttcatttttgtaaacaaactCTTACTCAAAAATTTCCTGATCTCACACTTGCACAGTGTGTTTCCTTAAACTTCTATGCATGTAAATGACAAATTGCTTCCTTCAGAGCCAGGGGAAAAGGAAACAACCCATCAGACGAGGCCGACACCGCAATCAATACCTCCCCAGCTCACTTATCCAACCGGTTCTCCGTTCTGGCGAACAAAGACGCGACTCCAGAGGCCAGCGAAAAAGTTTTCACTAACCGCAGAATTTAACTTCCCGTCGAGCTGAACGTGGAACTCACCTGTAATCCTCCTGTTCTGAACCTGATCTCCTCCCAAGCTGAACCTGGATCTCGCCAGTTTTCCTCCTACAGTTCTCAGTTTAAACTTCAACTACAACTTTGGTGAGTGAGCAAAACTCTATATGCCAAAGTCCTGTTCTAGCCTTTAGCTTGGTAGCtaacctctttttttcttgtagtgtCTCCACTGCCTGTACTGGTCAGAAGGATCCAGGGGTCTCCTCAGCTCTCCACCATTTTCCTCTTAATTGTTCCAGCTGAGTCTGTTTCACTCTGGGGTTCTGCCTTAGTCCTCACACCAACAGCCTTGATCATCAGGGACTGTATTACCAGGAATATACGTTTTTCAATGGAGTTACCAGATGCTTCCCTGGAGCCAAGGTAGTGGATATTCTTCAGAAACTCCCGGACTTTTTGGTTTTCCTTCCATCTACCATCACCATGATTATTGTTCATGTTGGTACCAATGACACAACACTGCAGCAGTCAGAGGTAACAACATTGGATTTTCCAGACCtcgttttctttttaaataatattgggaaaactgttttcatttctggaCCCATCCCCACACTGTCCAGAGAATCCACTAGATTCACCTTGATCATCTCCCTGAATACCTGGCTGCTGTCTACTTCCTGCAAGTTCAGGTTTGGTTTTATTGGTCTTTTTTGGAACCGCCCTATTTTTATCAACATGATGGTCTTTACCCCAGTGCCTTTGGAACCGATATTTTAACTGCAAATATTCAAAACACTGTGCATTGCTTTAAAGATGATTGACTATCAAATATGAATACTGCCCTGGAACCAGCACCTGCAGAATTTTAGATCACAATCTCTATGGCCTGTTTTTAACAGAGACGAGGAACTCTGGTGCACCAATCTCACTGTCAGAGGCAACACCACCACTTTTCACTTCACAAATAGGGACAGAAAACAAGGCAGAGGTGGTGGGACTGCTGCAATTTTATCTGCTGGTATTGGTTTTAAAGGAACCGTGTTtaatgaatgtctttgttttaaatatcaggccattgtttttaataatcctGTCATGTTGTGTTTAATAGTGTACAGAACCCCAAAGTATAATTCATCTTTATATATGATTTCTCAGAACTCCTTTAGTcagttttaatgaattttaggaaaataatgGTTTGAGGTGATTTTAACATTCATGTCCACAATGCatcagaaatgtatatttttaacatttttacatctatGGATTTTATCCAGCATGTGTACGAGCCCACTCACAAATAGAGGTCACACTCTGGATCTCATTATTACTCACTGCCTGAAGGCCTCTGTGACCTCTGTTGTGGATGAGCTGCCTAGCCTTGCGTGCCCAGTTGGGTGCACTGGGCCTAGGGGGCTGGAGGCTTTGGGGCGGGGGGTGCTGGGGATGAGCAGGACGTGCTCGTGTTGCTTAGATGCTGACATCCCAGCCAAAAGGAGGACAGCACCTTCAGGTTACTCCTCTGAGTACTGCTAGCGTTGGGT contains:
- the LOC118598186 gene encoding C-C chemokine receptor type 7-like, translating into MEMTTSTVFTTNTSTSGHLLSSSWDIPDLTRAAVLSLSFLLGFSGNIAVIILKPNIQTLSPLSQSLMLNLAVSDLLCVLTLPFWIYDLLVSWTLGLVACKLLTCLLFLSFFCSLLTVTLLSVQRYLVVVKQQHTLNHFGAKRLLVLLWIASLVASIPSGISHNLIEKKENMTYCTLQLSSEALVIFVLIDEIIVGFMTIFILAFSYISLYRKLKRAAFFHNCQTTRLVSSITASFFVLNFPYHVINVLTVTAVSLHIEGLMEFCRSSRYIFGAILLFNISLNPLLYAFTSCNFWKCSEKLNCWKRNSGVSQSTSNNTITNAV